The Streptomyces sp. NBC_00224 genome has a window encoding:
- a CDS encoding oxidoreductase encodes MTEAPDADVAPDWFSPVERGMWDYFRNGSTYDLRTRSRVRDDPFSGRVWGPERHVKARAVALLLLHGPPALPGRVAALKLNGVQIVGVLNLSGGTVTPYVELNNCRFENEVLLPECRVTTVRMVNCAIPRIEAARLQTEGDLHLPRCRIARGIRLTDAHIGTDLLLNEAVIRADRKGRSIAADGLSVAQDLQAELIESYGEVSLRAAKVGVTLSLRGSRLVNPEGRRALNAPQLTVERTLYMTAAAVSPGATETTTPPYGTNYTGTPARGTRVQPFVCEGGLRLDDGRFGDAVDFQSARFVMRDYQELSLRRVQTPELRFLGERPERGRVVLSGARVVNLVDMSTSWPGPGGLAMGGFSYDNLIPRGLFPLARRLEWVAAATPEYAPEPYERLATVLRNSGEDADAREVLLAKQRRRRETLPLAGKLWGVLQDLTVAYGYRPGRAALWMAVLWAMGALAFSHYDPTPIKADEHPDWNASLYALDLLVPVINLGQDGYWQLHGSWQWVSAVLIVLGWILATTVAAGASRLLRRG; translated from the coding sequence GTGACCGAGGCGCCGGATGCCGATGTGGCCCCGGACTGGTTCAGTCCGGTGGAGCGGGGGATGTGGGATTACTTCCGCAACGGCAGCACCTACGACCTGCGCACCCGCAGCCGGGTGCGGGACGACCCGTTCTCGGGGCGCGTCTGGGGGCCCGAGCGCCATGTGAAGGCCCGCGCGGTGGCACTGCTGCTGCTCCACGGGCCGCCCGCGCTGCCCGGCCGGGTGGCGGCCCTGAAACTGAACGGCGTGCAGATCGTCGGGGTGCTCAATCTGTCGGGCGGCACGGTCACGCCGTATGTGGAACTGAACAACTGCCGGTTCGAGAACGAGGTGCTGCTGCCGGAGTGCCGGGTCACCACCGTGCGGATGGTGAACTGCGCGATCCCGCGGATCGAGGCGGCCCGGCTGCAGACCGAGGGCGATCTGCATCTGCCGCGCTGCCGGATCGCCCGCGGCATCCGGCTCACCGACGCCCACATCGGCACCGATCTGCTGCTCAACGAGGCCGTGATCCGCGCCGACCGCAAGGGCCGCTCGATCGCGGCCGACGGCCTCTCGGTCGCCCAGGACCTCCAGGCCGAGCTGATCGAGTCGTACGGGGAGGTGAGCCTGCGCGCGGCGAAGGTCGGGGTGACGCTGAGCCTGCGCGGCAGCCGGCTGGTGAACCCGGAGGGGCGGCGCGCGCTGAACGCTCCGCAGCTGACCGTGGAGCGCACGCTCTACATGACGGCGGCGGCCGTCTCGCCCGGCGCCACCGAGACCACCACTCCGCCGTACGGGACGAACTACACGGGCACTCCGGCCCGGGGCACCCGCGTCCAGCCGTTCGTCTGCGAGGGCGGGCTGCGGCTTGACGACGGCCGGTTCGGGGACGCCGTGGACTTCCAGAGCGCGCGCTTCGTGATGCGGGACTACCAGGAGCTGTCGCTGCGCCGGGTGCAGACTCCGGAGCTGCGCTTCCTCGGGGAGCGGCCGGAGCGGGGCCGGGTGGTGCTCTCGGGCGCCCGGGTCGTGAACCTGGTCGACATGTCGACGAGCTGGCCGGGGCCCGGCGGGCTCGCGATGGGCGGCTTCAGCTACGACAACCTGATCCCGCGCGGACTGTTCCCGCTGGCCAGACGGCTGGAATGGGTGGCGGCGGCGACTCCGGAGTACGCGCCTGAGCCGTATGAGCGCCTCGCCACCGTGCTGCGCAACAGCGGCGAGGACGCGGACGCGCGCGAGGTGCTGCTCGCCAAGCAGCGCCGGCGCCGCGAGACCCTGCCGCTGGCGGGGAAGCTGTGGGGGGTGCTCCAGGACCTGACCGTGGCGTACGGCTACCGGCCGGGCCGGGCGGCGCTGTGGATGGCGGTGCTGTGGGCGATGGGCGCGCTGGCGTTCTCGCACTACGACCCGACGCCGATCAAGGCGGACGAGCACCCGGACTGGAACGCCTCGCTGTACGCCCTCGATCTGCTCGTGCCGGTGATCAACCTGGGGCAGGACGGCTACTGGCAGCTGCACGGCAGCTGGCAGTGGGTCTCGGCGGTGCTCATCGTGCTCGGCTGGATCCTGGCCACCACCGTGGCGGCGGGCGCCTCGCGTCTGCTGCGGCGTGGCTGA
- a CDS encoding LON peptidase substrate-binding domain-containing protein: protein MTTARLPLFPLNSVLFPGLVLPLNVFEERYRAMMRDLLKSGPDSGADSDDEPRRFAVVAIRDGREVAPTGPGLPDQTAIPEKGPAAGFGSDPIQAFHQVGCIADAATIRERADGSFEVLATGTTRVKLLSVDASGPYLTAELEELPEEPGEEAGALAEGVLRAFRAYQKRLAGARERSVTGSAELPDEPSVVSYLVAAAAVLDVPAKQHLLQAPDTATRLREELKLLRAETAVIRHLPSLPAVDLTRSPTSPN from the coding sequence GTGACCACCGCTCGCCTGCCCCTCTTCCCGCTCAACTCGGTCCTGTTCCCCGGCCTCGTCCTGCCGCTGAACGTGTTCGAGGAGCGCTATCGCGCCATGATGCGCGATCTGCTGAAGTCCGGCCCGGACTCCGGCGCCGACTCCGACGACGAGCCGCGCCGGTTCGCCGTGGTCGCGATCCGCGACGGCCGCGAGGTCGCGCCGACCGGCCCCGGGCTGCCCGACCAGACGGCGATCCCGGAGAAGGGCCCGGCCGCCGGGTTCGGCTCCGACCCGATCCAGGCGTTCCACCAGGTCGGGTGCATCGCGGACGCGGCGACGATCCGGGAGCGCGCGGACGGCAGCTTCGAGGTCCTGGCAACGGGCACGACACGCGTAAAACTCCTTTCGGTGGACGCGAGCGGCCCGTATCTGACCGCCGAACTGGAGGAGCTGCCCGAGGAGCCGGGCGAGGAGGCGGGGGCGCTGGCGGAGGGCGTGCTGCGGGCGTTCCGGGCGTACCAGAAGCGGCTGGCGGGCGCGCGCGAGCGGTCCGTCACCGGCTCGGCCGAGCTGCCCGACGAGCCGTCGGTGGTGTCGTACCTGGTGGCGGCGGCCGCGGTGCTCGACGTCCCGGCGAAGCAGCACCTGCTCCAGGCACCGGACACGGCGACGCGGCTGCGCGAGGAGCTGAAGCTGCTGCGAGCGGAGACGGCGGTGATCCGTCATCTGCCCTCACTCCCGGCGGTGGACCTGACCCGCTCCCCCACGAGCCCCAACTGA
- the ybaK gene encoding Cys-tRNA(Pro) deacylase, with protein sequence MAKKRAPGGTPATVALTAAGTEFTVHAYEHDPSSASYGEEAAAALGVSPDRVFKTLVADVDGELTVAVVPVAGSLDLKALAAAVGGKRAAMADPAAAERTTGYVRGGISPLGQRRRLRTVLDASASSHATICVSAGRRGLEVELAPGDLVALTGAVLAAVARG encoded by the coding sequence TTGGCGAAGAAGAGGGCGCCCGGGGGCACCCCGGCGACGGTGGCGCTTACGGCGGCGGGCACGGAGTTCACGGTGCACGCCTACGAGCACGACCCGTCGTCCGCGTCGTACGGCGAGGAGGCCGCGGCGGCCCTTGGCGTCTCCCCCGACCGCGTCTTCAAGACACTGGTGGCGGACGTCGACGGCGAGCTGACCGTGGCGGTGGTCCCGGTGGCGGGCTCCCTCGACCTGAAGGCGCTGGCGGCGGCGGTCGGGGGCAAGCGGGCGGCGATGGCGGACCCGGCGGCGGCGGAGCGGACCACGGGCTACGTCCGGGGCGGCATCTCCCCACTGGGCCAGCGCCGCCGCCTGCGCACGGTCCTGGACGCGTCGGCGTCCTCGCACGCCACGATCTGCGTCTCGGCCGGGCGCCGGGGCCTGGAGGTCGAGCTGGCCCCCGGGGATCTGGTGGCGCTGACGGGGGCGGTGCTGGCGGCGGTGGCGCGGGGGTAG
- a CDS encoding DUF2567 domain-containing protein, whose protein sequence is MTAPLTPPHQQPPDDDAWQDSAHPGPGPGTEGGPVAPVREEGTAMKAELRDAVVAAVAVAVTGVLLGLLWVWLAPRVPLVSDDKAVFLKDTEGEEAIGADGTFILLALGFGVVCAALVFLLRKRGGIPLVAGLAVGGLLGSWLAWRVGVWLGPTQDVVAAARAAGKGVVFDAPLKLNAKGALLAWPVAAMGTHLGLTALFAPRDPEAWPPTEL, encoded by the coding sequence GTGACCGCACCTCTGACGCCGCCTCACCAGCAGCCACCGGACGACGACGCCTGGCAGGACTCCGCACACCCCGGTCCCGGGCCGGGTACCGAGGGCGGCCCGGTCGCCCCCGTACGCGAGGAGGGGACCGCGATGAAGGCGGAGCTGCGGGACGCCGTGGTCGCGGCGGTCGCGGTGGCGGTCACGGGCGTGCTGCTCGGGCTGCTGTGGGTGTGGCTGGCGCCGCGGGTGCCGCTCGTCTCCGACGACAAGGCCGTGTTCCTCAAGGACACCGAGGGCGAAGAGGCCATCGGGGCGGACGGAACGTTCATCCTGCTCGCGCTGGGGTTCGGCGTCGTGTGCGCGGCCCTCGTCTTCCTGCTGCGCAAGCGCGGCGGCATCCCGCTGGTGGCCGGGCTCGCCGTGGGCGGGTTGCTGGGGTCCTGGCTGGCCTGGCGGGTCGGGGTGTGGCTGGGGCCGACGCAGGACGTGGTGGCGGCGGCGCGGGCCGCGGGCAAGGGCGTCGTGTTCGACGCGCCGCTGAAGCTCAACGCGAAGGGGGCGTTGTTGGCGTGGCCGGTGGCGGCGATGGGGACGCATCTGGGGCTGACGGCGTTGTTCGCTCCGCGAGACCCGGAGGCGTGGCCCCCTACCGAGCTTTGA
- a CDS encoding ABC transporter permease, with amino-acid sequence MPLEVSVEAPPEALTAPAERAGAVAPLAPRARLFPALSAVYRAQLSRAKVARIPLLFVATFQSIGIMVLMRGVVDGGSEARAVVAGSSVLVVAFVALNLLAQYFGQLRAGGGLDHYATLPVPPASVVLGAAAAYASFTVPGTLVTAITGCVLFGLPMAHLWVLAAVVPLAGAALAGLGAALGLLAPRQELATLLGQLGMSAALLLGVLPADRLPGPIAYARDLLPSTYGVEAFAHSFGGHPDWAVIGLDLAVCAAVGVVSLLVATWAYRRAAVSR; translated from the coding sequence ATTCCCCTGGAGGTTTCCGTGGAGGCTCCTCCGGAGGCGCTCACCGCCCCGGCGGAGCGAGCCGGGGCCGTCGCGCCGCTCGCGCCCCGGGCGCGGCTGTTCCCCGCCCTCTCGGCCGTCTACCGGGCCCAGCTCTCCCGGGCCAAGGTGGCCCGCATCCCGCTGCTGTTCGTGGCGACCTTCCAGTCGATCGGGATCATGGTCCTGATGCGGGGGGTCGTGGACGGCGGCAGCGAGGCGCGGGCCGTGGTCGCCGGGTCGAGTGTGCTGGTGGTCGCCTTCGTCGCGCTCAACCTGCTCGCGCAGTACTTCGGGCAGCTGCGGGCGGGCGGCGGGCTCGACCACTACGCGACGCTGCCGGTGCCGCCCGCGTCCGTGGTGCTCGGCGCGGCCGCCGCGTACGCCTCGTTCACCGTGCCCGGCACGCTGGTCACGGCCATCACCGGCTGTGTGCTCTTCGGGCTCCCGATGGCGCATCTGTGGGTGCTCGCCGCGGTCGTCCCGCTGGCGGGCGCCGCGCTCGCCGGGCTCGGCGCGGCCCTCGGGCTGCTGGCCCCGCGCCAGGAACTGGCGACCCTGCTCGGCCAGTTGGGCATGTCGGCGGCGCTGCTGCTCGGCGTCCTGCCGGCCGACCGGCTGCCCGGACCGATCGCGTACGCACGTGATCTGCTGCCCTCCACGTACGGGGTGGAGGCCTTCGCGCACAGCTTCGGCGGGCACCCCGACTGGGCCGTCATCGGGCTCGACCTCGCGGTCTGCGCGGCCGTCGGTGTCGTCTCGCTGCTCGTCGCGACCTGGGCGTACCGGCGCGCGGCGGTCTCCCGGTGA
- a CDS encoding ABC transporter ATP-binding protein, translated as MSTGTAAARAGTVCAVRGLTKTYPAARGRRGSAGTPEIRATDGIDLDVGRGEIFGLLGPNGAGKSTLVRQLTGLMRPDSGSVDVLGHDLVRHPERAARLIGYLGQESTALDELTVSLAAETTGRLRGLTARAARAERDAVLEELGLTALAGRPLKKLSGGQRRLACFAAVLVGDRPVLVLDEPTTGMDPVARRAVWAAVDRRRAERGATVLLVTHNVIEAETVLDRVAVLDRGKVIACDTPAGLKERVASEVRVELVWRERAPVELPEVAALRADAQESGRRWVLRLGPDAARAAVAAVTGGPAFAALDDFTLATPSLEDVYLALGGRTEGLVKA; from the coding sequence GTGAGTACCGGCACAGCAGCGGCGCGGGCCGGCACCGTTTGCGCGGTGCGGGGCCTCACCAAGACGTACCCCGCCGCGCGCGGAAGACGCGGCTCGGCCGGTACGCCCGAGATCAGGGCCACCGACGGGATCGACCTCGACGTGGGACGCGGCGAGATCTTCGGCCTGCTCGGGCCCAACGGCGCGGGCAAGTCGACCCTCGTGCGCCAGCTCACCGGGCTGATGCGGCCGGACTCCGGCAGCGTCGACGTCCTCGGCCACGACCTGGTGCGCCACCCCGAGCGGGCCGCCCGGCTGATCGGCTACCTCGGGCAGGAGTCCACCGCCCTCGACGAGCTGACCGTGTCGCTCGCCGCCGAGACCACCGGACGGCTGCGCGGGCTCACCGCCCGCGCCGCACGGGCCGAGCGCGACGCCGTACTGGAGGAGCTCGGGCTGACCGCGCTCGCCGGGCGGCCGCTCAAGAAGCTCTCCGGCGGACAGCGGCGGCTCGCCTGCTTCGCCGCCGTGCTCGTCGGTGACCGGCCCGTGCTCGTCCTCGACGAGCCGACCACCGGCATGGACCCGGTGGCCCGGCGGGCCGTCTGGGCCGCCGTCGACCGCCGCCGGGCCGAGCGCGGCGCGACCGTGCTGCTCGTCACCCACAACGTCATCGAGGCCGAGACCGTCCTCGACCGGGTCGCCGTCCTCGACCGCGGCAAGGTCATCGCCTGCGACACCCCGGCGGGCCTGAAGGAACGGGTCGCCTCGGAGGTCCGGGTCGAGCTGGTGTGGCGCGAGCGGGCGCCCGTCGAGCTGCCCGAGGTCGCGGCGCTGCGCGCGGACGCGCAGGAATCCGGGCGGCGCTGGGTGCTGCGGCTCGGCCCCGACGCCGCGCGCGCCGCCGTCGCGGCGGTCACCGGCGGGCCCGCGTTCGCCGCCCTCGACGACTTCACCCTGGCCACGCCGAGCCTGGAAGACGTCTACCTCGCCCTCGGCGGCCGCACGGAAGGTCTGGTGAAGGCGTGA
- a CDS encoding NYN domain-containing protein: protein MERVDRCVVLVDAGYLLGAAASLLAGEPARSRITVDHAALIQALRERAEADTEQPLLRIYWFDGAPDRVPQPEHRRLRVMSRVTVRLGALTRSDGRWAQKGVDAAMHAELTELARNRACSDVVLVTGDGDLLPGLMSAKEHGVAVHLWAVQAADGDYNQSEDLVAEADERRVLDRAWITQAVRVKELSTMYAPAAAPRPEIAAILSAPLPESALAASAERAAEAQAAAARNGTAQPAAAVGNGTAVAPAPGAAVKGVPTPKDLAGLRAPGPQAPSPHGPHATLRWSSDKGWVERPGSTLGESPETASLPTLAQLTSAEQRWADREEDITTVGGDPYEVGQVFARRWMERLPETTHVQKLSTMYPRIPHRIDGELLRYAARFGLLAHKDDQIDEHDRYAIRAGFWREIDVRAAAERVPAGE from the coding sequence GTGGAACGCGTGGACCGCTGCGTCGTCCTTGTGGATGCGGGTTACTTGTTGGGCGCGGCCGCAAGCCTTCTGGCCGGAGAGCCCGCCCGTTCACGGATCACCGTCGACCATGCCGCCCTGATCCAGGCGCTGCGCGAGCGTGCGGAGGCCGACACCGAGCAGCCGCTGCTGCGGATCTACTGGTTCGACGGCGCCCCCGACCGGGTGCCGCAGCCGGAACACCGCAGGTTGCGGGTGATGTCCCGGGTGACGGTCCGGCTGGGCGCACTGACCCGCAGCGACGGGCGGTGGGCCCAGAAGGGCGTCGACGCGGCCATGCACGCCGAGCTCACCGAGTTGGCCAGAAATCGCGCCTGCTCGGATGTGGTCCTGGTGACCGGGGACGGCGATCTGCTGCCCGGTCTGATGTCGGCCAAGGAGCACGGGGTCGCCGTGCACCTGTGGGCTGTCCAGGCCGCCGACGGCGACTACAACCAGTCCGAGGACCTGGTGGCCGAGGCTGACGAACGGCGAGTGCTCGACCGCGCCTGGATCACCCAGGCGGTCCGGGTCAAGGAACTCAGCACCATGTACGCCCCGGCCGCGGCCCCCCGCCCGGAGATCGCCGCCATCCTCTCCGCCCCGCTGCCCGAGTCGGCGCTCGCCGCCTCCGCCGAGCGGGCCGCGGAGGCCCAGGCCGCGGCCGCGCGCAACGGGACGGCCCAGCCCGCGGCGGCCGTCGGCAACGGCACGGCGGTCGCCCCCGCGCCCGGCGCCGCGGTCAAGGGCGTGCCCACGCCCAAGGACCTGGCGGGCCTGCGCGCACCCGGCCCCCAGGCCCCCTCGCCGCACGGCCCGCACGCGACCCTGCGGTGGTCGTCCGACAAAGGCTGGGTCGAGCGCCCCGGCTCCACGCTCGGCGAGTCCCCGGAGACCGCATCCCTGCCCACCCTCGCCCAGCTGACCAGCGCCGAGCAGCGCTGGGCGGACCGCGAGGAGGACATCACCACGGTCGGCGGCGACCCGTACGAGGTGGGGCAGGTGTTCGCGCGCCGCTGGATGGAGCGCCTGCCGGAGACGACCCACGTACAGAAGCTGTCCACCATGTACCCGCGCATCCCGCACCGCATCGACGGCGAACTCCTGCGGTACGCGGCCCGGTTCGGGCTGCTCGCCCACAAGGACGACCAGATCGACGAGCACGATCGGTATGCGATCCGGGCGGGCTTCTGGCGGGAGATCGACGTCAGGGCCGCGGCGGAACGCGTGCCGGCGGGGGAGTAG
- the dnaE gene encoding DNA polymerase III subunit alpha has protein sequence MSKPPFTHLHVHTQYSLLDGAARLKDMFDACNEMGMTHIAMSDHGNLHGAYDFFHTAKKAGVTPIIGIEAYVAPESRRNKRKIQWGQPHQKRDDVSGSGGYTHKTIWAANATGLHNLFRLSSDAYAEGWLTKWPRMDKETISQWSEGLIASTGCPSGELQTRLRLGQYEEARQAASDYQDIFGKDRYFLELMDHGIDIERRVRDDLLKIGKELGIPPLVTNDSHYTYAHEATAHDALLCIQTGKNLSDPDRFKFDGTGYYLKSTDEMYAIDASDAWQQGCANTALVAEQVDVSGMFEAKNLMPKFDIPDGYTEVTWFREETLRGMHRRFPGGIPEDRMKQAEYEMDTIISMGFPGYFLVVADFIMWAKNQGIAVGPGRGSAAGSIVAYAMGITDLDPIPHGLIFERFLNPERVSMPDVDIDFDERRRVEVIRYVTEKYGADKVAMIGTYGKIKAKNAIKDSARVLGYPYAMGDRLTKAMPADVLGKGIDLNGITDPKHPRYSEAGEIRGMYENEPDVKKVIDTAKGVEGLVRQMGVHAAGVIMSSETITEHVPVWVRHTDGVTITQWDYPSCESLGLLKMDFLGLRNLTIMDDAVKMVKSNKGVDIDLLGLPLDDPTTFELLQRGDTLGVFQFDGGPMRSLLRLMKPDNFEDISAVSALYRPGPMGMNSHTNYALRKNKQQEITPIHPELEKPLEEVLAVTYGLIVYQEQVQKAAQIIAGYSLGEADILRRVMGKKKPDELAKNFVIFEAGAKKKNFSDEAIKALWDVLVPFAGYAFNKAHSAAYGLVSYWTAYLKANYPAEYMAALLTSVKDDKDKSAVYLNECRRMGIKVLPPNVNESESNFSAQGDDVILFGLTAVRNVGQNVVDSIIKSRKAKGKYVSFPDFLDKVEAVVCNKRTVESLIKAGAFDEMKHTRKGLTAQFEPMIDNVVQVKRKEAEGQFDLFGGMGDSDDNSEPGFGLDVEFSDVEWEKSYLLAQEREMLGLYVSDHPLFGLEHVLSDKSDSSIQQLTGGEHADGAIVTIGGIISGLQRKMTKQGNAWAIATVEDLAGSIECMFFPATYQLVSTQLVEDAVVFVKGRLDKREDIPRLVAMELMVPDLSSAGTNAPVVLTIPTVKVTPPMVSRLGEILGHHKGNTEVRIKLQGPRSTTVLRLDRHRVQPDPALFGDLKVLLGPSCLAG, from the coding sequence GTGTCGAAGCCGCCGTTCACGCACCTTCACGTACACACCCAGTACTCGCTGCTGGACGGTGCCGCGCGGCTCAAGGACATGTTCGACGCGTGCAACGAGATGGGCATGACGCACATCGCGATGTCCGACCACGGCAACCTGCACGGGGCGTACGACTTCTTCCACACGGCGAAGAAGGCGGGCGTGACGCCGATCATCGGCATCGAGGCGTACGTGGCCCCCGAGTCCCGCCGCAACAAGCGCAAGATCCAGTGGGGACAGCCGCACCAGAAGCGCGACGACGTGTCCGGTTCGGGTGGTTATACCCATAAGACGATCTGGGCGGCGAACGCGACGGGCCTGCACAACCTCTTCCGCCTCTCCTCCGACGCGTACGCGGAGGGCTGGCTGACGAAGTGGCCCCGGATGGACAAGGAGACCATCTCCCAGTGGTCGGAGGGCCTGATCGCCTCCACCGGCTGCCCCTCCGGCGAGCTCCAGACCCGGCTGCGCCTGGGGCAGTACGAGGAGGCCCGCCAGGCCGCCTCCGACTACCAGGACATCTTCGGCAAGGACCGGTACTTCCTGGAGCTGATGGACCACGGCATCGACATCGAGCGCCGGGTCCGCGACGACCTCCTGAAGATCGGCAAGGAGCTGGGCATCCCGCCCCTGGTCACCAACGACTCGCACTACACGTACGCGCACGAGGCCACCGCGCACGACGCGCTGCTGTGCATCCAGACCGGCAAGAACCTCTCGGACCCCGACCGCTTCAAGTTCGACGGCACCGGCTACTACCTGAAGTCGACCGACGAGATGTACGCGATCGACGCCTCGGACGCCTGGCAGCAGGGCTGCGCCAACACCGCCCTGGTCGCCGAGCAGGTCGACGTCAGCGGCATGTTCGAGGCGAAGAACCTCATGCCGAAGTTCGACATCCCCGACGGCTACACCGAGGTCACCTGGTTCCGCGAGGAGACCCTGCGCGGCATGCACCGCCGCTTCCCGGGAGGCATCCCGGAGGACCGCATGAAGCAGGCCGAGTACGAGATGGACACCATCATCTCGATGGGCTTCCCGGGCTACTTCCTGGTGGTCGCCGACTTCATCATGTGGGCCAAGAACCAGGGCATCGCGGTGGGTCCCGGCCGTGGTTCCGCGGCCGGTTCGATCGTCGCGTACGCCATGGGCATCACCGACCTCGACCCGATCCCGCACGGTCTGATCTTCGAGCGGTTCCTCAACCCCGAGCGCGTCTCGATGCCCGATGTCGACATCGACTTCGACGAGCGCAGGCGCGTCGAGGTGATCAGGTACGTGACGGAGAAGTACGGCGCCGACAAGGTCGCCATGATCGGCACCTACGGCAAGATCAAGGCGAAGAACGCCATCAAGGACTCCGCCCGCGTCCTCGGCTACCCGTACGCGATGGGCGACCGGCTCACCAAGGCGATGCCCGCCGACGTCCTCGGCAAGGGCATCGACCTCAACGGCATCACCGACCCCAAGCACCCGCGCTACAGCGAGGCGGGCGAGATCCGGGGGATGTACGAGAACGAACCGGACGTGAAGAAGGTCATCGACACCGCCAAGGGCGTCGAGGGCCTGGTCCGGCAGATGGGTGTGCACGCGGCCGGCGTGATCATGTCCAGCGAGACCATTACCGAGCACGTTCCGGTGTGGGTGCGCCACACCGACGGCGTGACCATCACCCAGTGGGACTACCCGAGCTGTGAGTCGCTCGGCCTGCTGAAGATGGACTTCCTGGGTCTGCGCAACCTGACGATCATGGACGACGCCGTCAAGATGGTGAAGTCCAACAAGGGCGTCGACATCGACCTGCTCGGGCTGCCGCTCGACGACCCGACCACCTTCGAGCTGCTCCAGCGCGGCGACACCCTCGGCGTCTTCCAGTTCGACGGCGGGCCCATGCGGTCCCTGCTGCGTCTGATGAAGCCCGACAACTTCGAAGACATCTCCGCCGTGTCCGCGCTCTACCGGCCGGGCCCGATGGGCATGAACTCGCACACGAACTACGCGCTGCGCAAGAACAAGCAGCAGGAGATCACCCCGATCCACCCCGAGCTGGAGAAGCCGCTCGAAGAGGTCCTGGCCGTCACCTACGGCCTGATCGTCTACCAGGAGCAGGTCCAGAAGGCCGCCCAGATCATCGCCGGGTACTCACTCGGCGAGGCCGACATCCTCCGTCGCGTCATGGGCAAGAAGAAGCCCGACGAGCTGGCGAAGAACTTCGTCATCTTCGAGGCCGGCGCCAAGAAGAAGAACTTCAGCGACGAGGCCATCAAGGCGCTCTGGGACGTGCTGGTCCCGTTCGCCGGGTACGCCTTCAACAAGGCGCACTCCGCCGCGTACGGCCTCGTCTCGTACTGGACCGCCTACCTCAAGGCGAACTACCCCGCCGAGTACATGGCGGCGCTGCTGACCTCCGTCAAGGACGACAAGGACAAGTCGGCGGTCTACCTCAACGAGTGCCGCCGCATGGGCATCAAGGTGCTGCCGCCCAACGTCAACGAGTCCGAGTCCAACTTCTCGGCGCAGGGCGACGACGTGATCCTGTTCGGCCTCACCGCCGTGCGCAACGTCGGTCAGAACGTGGTGGACTCGATCATCAAGTCCCGCAAGGCGAAGGGGAAGTACGTCTCGTTCCCCGACTTCCTCGACAAGGTCGAGGCGGTCGTCTGCAACAAGCGGACCGTCGAATCGCTGATCAAGGCCGGCGCCTTCGACGAGATGAAGCACACCCGCAAGGGCCTCACCGCACAGTTCGAGCCGATGATCGACAACGTGGTGCAGGTCAAGCGCAAGGAGGCCGAGGGGCAGTTCGACCTCTTCGGCGGGATGGGCGACTCCGACGACAACTCCGAGCCGGGCTTCGGCCTCGACGTCGAGTTCTCCGACGTCGAGTGGGAGAAGTCGTACCTGCTCGCCCAGGAGCGGGAGATGCTCGGTCTGTATGTGTCGGACCACCCGCTCTTCGGTCTGGAGCACGTGCTCTCCGACAAGTCCGACTCCTCGATCCAGCAGCTCACCGGAGGTGAGCACGCGGACGGCGCGATCGTGACGATCGGCGGCATCATCTCGGGCCTCCAGCGCAAGATGACCAAGCAGGGCAACGCCTGGGCGATCGCCACCGTCGAGGACCTGGCGGGCTCCATCGAGTGCATGTTCTTCCCGGCGACCTACCAGCTGGTCTCCACCCAGCTCGTCGAGGACGCGGTGGTCTTCGTCAAGGGCCGCCTCGACAAGCGCGAGGACATCCCGCGCCTGGTCGCGATGGAGCTGATGGTCCCGGACCTGTCGTCGGCGGGCACCAACGCGCCGGTGGTGCTGACCATCCCGACGGTGAAGGTGACCCCGCCGATGGTCAGCCGGCTGGGCGAGATTCTCGGCCACCACAAGGGCAACACCGAGGTGCGGATCAAGCTCCAGGGGCCGCGCTCGACCACGGTGCTGCGGCTCGACCGGCACCGGGTCCAGCCGGACCCGGCGCTCTTCGGAGATCTGAAGGTGCTGCTCGGCCCGTCCTGCCTGGCTGGCTGA